The genomic interval ATGGTTTAATATTCATTCTACGAGCACCAATATAGCGGCCTTTACTTTTGTAGCTAAGTATGTAGAAGTGGAGAAGAGTGACATGCTAGCTAGGAAGTTGCAACAAATCCCTTGATCCAACAAAAACCTTGggtacaattattttttaaattatttacaataatatttcctttattttgatcttaatttattacaatcatgaaattaagctttctcttttttatttgaattcggatgatcaacaaaataaagttAGACCAAGCTTAGGTAATATATTAGAACTTCAATAATTTAAGAGCCATGGGAACATAGAAAATCCAATAATTTagtgaatattaattaatcgatatattaaaatatttttaatttatgaagatATTCTTTAGTAGTTAATTGCATTACATTAGTAGTAATAAGACTAttatagatattttatttttctatgttaaaaatgatatttacaaaGAGTCTCATCTTTGCATAAAGAAGCACTCAAAGCAATACTAacattgaataatttattgatgtataatgataataacaattaGAATTTCGCATTGTCAAAAGTTAGAGATAAAATTCAAGTCATATCCAATTTCGAAAAGAAGCAAGTGAACTaagcacatttttttttataaacaaaatcacataaatatgtcatatatatttaatttcaaattaggtaataattaatttatatagtaAGTTGATCCTATAAAAAAATAGGattgttttttcaaaattcattgcattaatcaaataaattgatgTCTCTTGCACTGTATTTGTACCCAATGAATTTTGCTTATTTACTTAATCATGCGACAGTCAAGATCCACGATCAAGCTCAATGTTATATGAATTATTATCaaagaataagaaatgaaataaaaatgaaaatgtaataGTCGAGTTGTTTATTGTTCATTTAATAGTGGATTCCTTATTTTAAAGGGGAAAGGCCACTCATACCCTCAAGATTTGCTTAAATGGTCATACAAACCCCCTTGATTTCATAAATGGTCACGTAAATCccttttttactattatatcCTTGATCACAACAACCCAATAATTGACTTTAAATAAActtctataataaatataattaaaataaaaataatataataaatacaataagataaattttataggTTGTTTGGAATATtagaaaagttattttaacattattaatcTGTCACATTcgtttattaataataaaatctatttggcatattaataatattaaaataattatacctAACATTCACAgtaatttataaagtttatattattttatttacaatatcttttttattatgtccatattagtataaattttaaagtcaatttttggattaacaaattttagtattaataAAACCCATCGAGatagattaataataacttaatattaaaataatattcattatacatgttattttattaattatatttattataatattttatttgtatcatatgataattatttattatttttattgtgttaccatatttgtatttatttaggTTGTTAGAATCAAAAGATATAAtagttatttatgaaattatttactaccttataattaataaatatatcataaatgattgaatttaaaaataaatttactatctATTCTTACCAAGAAGAAGACGAAGAACTGAACAAGCCACGAAAGAGAGCACGATATGGGAATcccaaatgaaataaatgctcatttttatttatttatttatgtaaatgacagagttgtaaattaaaagagtggtacaattgtaaataaaataatggcaattttttaaattttgcataATGACATTTTTGTAagtttctcaaaattttagaaagcAGCTAACTTTACCGCtatacatgattattttctcaaatcttAAAAGTGTGGGTATTATTTTTCGTAAAtgtaatattgaaaaattattgtgaTATTGAAAGGTTATtactttttcaataataaaagataagtGTATTGTTATATAttcatttgaaaagaaaggaaatttattttttatttgataaatttgtaaCCTATTTACCCTGTCACCTATTAATTATTTGCACACTTTTCAAGGTTGgtaataaagtaaagatccAAGGGTTGTGGTTAGAGTTGTTAGAGATTATCCAACTTTGTAAACATATGAAAGAATTTTCAAAGTGGTAGTCTCGTTGACGAAAAAAATGGCAGTCTTGTTCTACTTcctaattagaaaaaattaaagaaatttgggaaatttatAGACATGGCCACTTtgcactttttaatttatcaaagaaGTCTCTCCCTTatttcttataaatataacCAACTTCATgccattttgacacatttaCCCTTAATCAACCAAAatacaaaagcaaaataaaacacacatttCTCCCATCTCTCACCACTGCCCACGACTTTAACATTACTCATTTGACTTGATTGTTGAGGATTTATTGTCGATTGAAGAGTGTTAGAGTTTGAATTGGGCCTCAAcgaaattgataattttggaAGAAATAGAGGTTTAAAGTTCATGGCACACGAAGCGACTTAAATGTCTTTGAAAGTGTTTTCCTTACTCAATctcaatttggaaaaaaaaaaatgaaaatttgaaaggCAAGTTGTACTTGGTGTGTTGTGGGCTGCAAATTGTTGACTTTGTGGTTGGATTACAAGATATGGGTGAGAGATGGCCAGGAAAATGGGCGGGAGATGTGGCCAGGAAAATGGGCGACGGTGAGCAGAGCATCCAGACAGCGGGTGGGACTAAAACTTCGTAATTGGTTAACTTTACAAGAAAGTTGAGAGTATGACTTTTGGTGAGAGTATGGCTGTATGGCTTGGTGAAATTGAAAAGCGCAAAGTATTTCCATAAATTTGCCCGTGGGTTATAAAgcctttttccttcttttattattattattattattattattatttgcctaatgataagaaattgaaaatataaaagaaagaaaaacttgccgtacaatttaatttattttctgtgGTGGGTCGTCATTCATCATAGCCTTTTTCCACATGTAGTCTCCTTTGTGTTACTAGAAAAAGCAAAGGATCGTGTTCCTTACAACGGTAAGATTGGGATCTCGTCAACCAAGAATCGTTGCACTGGTAAGATTGCGATCTCGTCAAGCAATAGGAACGATAGCCTTCAAACAAGTAAGTTATCACAAAATTGTTTAGAATTATGTATCTTATAACTCTGAAGCATTAATCGACTTTGTATGAATTTTGCTTAGTTTCTCTAGCCGTGTGAGAGGCGAGATCCGTGATCTGGATCATTGCTGTAGGAATTATTTCTAAGGAtataaagaattgaaattgaaaaaatatataactttCTGAGTTGTTTATGATCATTCGATTAGTGGGttattattgttgaatttgttttaCTCCCTCTTGTTGTACAAGTGGTGCTGTAACTATACTTCTTAGATGTTGAAACTATTATCAATCACTAGTTGTTAGCTAGTACACATCggaatttttgaaattcagACATAATTCTTGATATTCGTGGTAgcttttatgaaaaatttaagtaCTTGTGTTTTCAATGGATGTCGATAATTTATGGAAATGCAGATTtcaacattcttgaaatttgatAGTGCTTGATATTGTGACTTAAATGCAGACCAAGTCATGGCAAGTGAACCAGCTGACATAGTGCTTGATCTTGTTGGGGAAAAGCTTCGTCGTCTAACTGCTACGCCATCTGATCAGTTCAACATTTTCAAGGTGCCTGATGTACTGCGAAAGTTAAATGAAAAGGCTTACGAACCAGAAATGCTTGCAATCGGTCCTTATCATCACGGCCAAGAACAATTATTGGCCTTTGAAGAGCACAAAACTCGCTATCTTAAAAAACTTCTAGAGCGTACTCGTATACCTTTGTCAGACTATGTCATGGCCATGAGGGCATTGGAAGAAAGAGCTCGAAAGTGTTATGGAGGGTCCACAAGTTTAAACAGAGATGAGTTTGTGCAAATGATGCTTCTCGATGGTTGCTTTATTGTTGAGGTTATTCGCAAGTTTAGGTTGAAACATTTGAGAGGAGATGATGACCCAAATTTTAAACTAGGTTGGATGTTACCTTCCATAGCACGAGATATGATTTTGCTTGAGAATCAACTtccattttttgttatttggaAGTTGTTTATCATGACTGACATGCCTAGTGATTCAAGGAACGAAAGCTTTCTTGTCATGATCCTGCGTTTTTTCAATGGCATATTACCAGGGAAAGGTTGTCGAAGAGATATTGTTTATCAAGTTGATGTTTACCccataaatgaaataaaacatttggTCCATTTAATACACGAAAATTGGCTTCCTTCACCTGCAGGAGTTGAAGCATATAGGAATAACGCCACAAATAATAGTTACTGGAGCTTCATTGGTTCTGCCACAGAGATTCAAGAGGCTGGAATCCACTTCCGGAAGGTTGGGGTCCTTAAAGATGATTCCTTGTTCGATATTAAGTTCGAAAATGGGGTAATGAAGATGCCGTCCTTGGAAATTGGTGATGCTACAGAAACAATTTTACAGAATTTCATTGCATACGAGCAGTGTTCCCAAGACTTAAATCTGAAGCATGTAATCGATTATGTCGAATTCCTGAACTGCCTCATCAATTCTTCAAAGGATGCTGAATTACTCCGCCGTCGTGGAATAATTGAGAATTTGTTAGGAGATGATGAAGTGATTGCAACCTTATTGAACAAGCTTTGTGATGGCGTTGTACTCGGTGAGAGGTTCTATTACCGTGAGGTTTTCAACAAAGTGATTTTGCATTGCAGTAGGCGTCGTAATAAGTGGATGGCCAAGTTGAGGCACAATTATTTCAACACTCCATGGGCAATCATCTCCGTTCTTGCTGCTCTTTTCCTACTTCTCCTAACGTTGCAGCAAGCTCTGTTTGCAGTTCTTTCTTATTATCAACAAGCGCAAAGCCATTGAATATAGAAGCAGATACAGTAGCTACTGTGGTATTGTAGACATGCGTCAAGATGGTTAAATGTAGTGATTGTCCATTCTTCTTCTTAAATTTGtataaactttttttacaGTTGTTGCTTATTTGGTTTGTCAAATATAATACGACTTATTCGACACTAAACAACAAGGTACTGAGTTAAATTTTGTTAGTGTGCAATGTCAAATGCGTGCATTACTAAATAGAAGATGCAGGttaaataatatgtaaatgTTACTCATGGTAATGGTGATCACATCGCGGATAGTTTGGACACGTTACATCTGTCTCGAATTTCAAGTCTAACAATTTCAATAAGATGAAATTCTTCTATCATTAGttaacattatatatatatttatattatatattattttaatataaaattaaccgGATCCGGATATCTGGCTTTCCGGATGCCATCGAATTACACCTAAAAGCATGCCTTATAGTATTTTATTAGTCTTAGCTAACGATTTTAACCACAATTTTTATCcaactcttcttttttttcctccacATATGTAACTTCTTTTAATACAATCAGAGTTTTAGTAATATTTGACaccaatatttacaatcaaggATCCATTTAGACTAATCTAAATCAATTCTATCATATTACAGCCCATAATATAGTGATATATATACCCCACTAACATCTAGGCATATATGAGCTCTACCCATATTTGTGGGAGAGATATCTATCTCTACCTTTTAATGGTAGGAGAATAAAATCTTAGCATCAATAACTATTCCATCACAATTGACTATGCAAGTTCTCTTATTACGCTACAATGCTTGATGGTTACCATATATGTTACTtaaccaaacatttaaatGATGTTGTGATTTGGAAGctaatctcttcactcaagtgtttcacacactcaaactcttacaattgagatgaataaatgatggttacaatgaaactcactcaatgagtagatattcaaaaatgaagaacaagaaaagattCAATGTTTGTATTTCGCAAGTTTGAAGGCTCAAGATatcacgtgtgctttttgtttttgcttgttggagagcttcaaaatgagttggatttgagttcttatagtttaaactcaaaaactagccgttactatCCGTTATACACATTCTGGGAGTatccggtttgccgtttatggaatccggtaagccggatttatgttaccgttaaggtaaaattcaaaattttgcctaaCCAGCTTGCCGGATTCgaaatccggtaagccgttttcgtTCTGGATACATTCTGCCCTATATCCGGTTTTCCAGTTTTtatatccggtaagccggatgCTACAGTGACCTGCACAGTGcactatttttcaaaattacagtTTGATCTCAAAACTTTACAAAAACTGTAGTacggcccaaaacgttataaaactttgcaaataggtctaATTTCAGAATTCCTAattaatgctttgttaatcccaaaactttctgaaattatgatatagaAAAAAAGCtatgatatttttcaaataagtcctttaccaaaatttcaagcaatacttgtttatttcaaagttttcaaaattctttcaattaaaccataaactttgaaaaacaaacaatttcataaaatcatttttccattaaatatgaaacatttataatgtgaaaataatgatttatttaaaaagaataaaaacaatcaatttcataaaatcatttttccattaaatataaaacctttataatgtaaaaataatgatttatttaaaaatatatttttcaataatttgagcttaaaagattaatcattcttaatcttgtttgttatcatcaaaatcaatattatgaaaattcaaaaattaccTAAAGAATCAACACTTCCacatttaattgttttttttagaatagatTGTGTGTGTTTTTCACAAAATATCTAGGCgtatttttgttaattcaatacttttatagttataataaatttagggTTATTCATAAGTTCatggttaaaattattatttaacaatttcaggtataataataactttttgtctttatttGATACGTCTAGTTGTGTATTTTACcataaagggtaaaattaatattttactagtcaACTAACTGTCCTAACtgaaaagtagtaaaatgaaTGGTTTTGCAAAGTTATAGTAATAAATGATGGGAACAATATTTCTTATagtcatttgatttttttaattcttagaGTAGGAAATGATAATAACGAGAATGACAGAAATCCCCACGAGAACGTGGCCTCTTGGGGATTTTCTCTATTTGGGGAGGGTATGGGGATGATTTTAtatccaatttcttattcaaaaAAGGGATGAGAACGATCTTTTACCTAATTGCTTTTTCGAGGAAGGGACGAGGATGAGATGGAATTACCATCCCCTCCCCAATTCTCTATTTTcccattttatttcttattttaatttcattttttagaaatattaatgaataaatgtaaaatttatattataaaatataaaatattagtataaataacaaatataaaaatatttatacaaatataCTATGAAATTTTGGGCCCAGTTAACTAATTATAGAATTACTATTCTATCAGGTCTTATTCAAAAGGCCTTAgcccaaaatttttgttttaatcttttatataataaacaaaaattaaagcaaaaactAAAGCTATAACATCCAAACTTTATTAAGATATATTgtcaaactttatttttatttaaattttttattttaatagattaaatcaaatttagaaataaaaaacgtATCGATTATTTGAGAGTTTTTCGAAGATCCCCTTTTATTAATCGGGGAGGGGACGTGAATCCCCTTAAgcaattctgacggggactgGGAGGGGATGGGAACATATGCAGAATATCACGGATTGACACAAGGATGTCAATCCCCTCCTCTACGCTCCCCATTGTCATCCCTAGATAATAAcccattattttaatatatgaaaatttgaaattaactcTTATTAAATAcgttaatagaaattaaaatattaatttgttgaatattaattaagtggAACGTTAGAGACATTTGTGATAATTGGGATAGGATGAGATTTTCAACGATCTGAAGTTAGTATTAATTTTGGTCCCAAATACACAAACGGAATAAAACTTAATACACATTTATgtccctttaaaaaaatggaatgGGAGCAGGATTATCAAATACCAGATCATTTTGGATCTTTGCCATCTACTATCATCACTTGAATAAGAATGGAAAACTTTTGAAATCAAAGAGAAAGGAACTCGACCATTAATGAAAATGGTGCTAGTAATGTGAAAGGTGAAAAGTTATTGAATGGtgaaattacttattttatgtGTAGACTAAATTAAATAGTTAAGTTAAAAGAGTTGTTACAGTTGTAACTGTTTTAATATCTTGTTTTGTTGTTATCAAAAGTAATCCTAAGAAAACCTAACgtgcaattattttttgaaatatcttACAACAAGATTTCCTTTATTTCGatcttaatttattacaatcataaaattaaacctTACTTCTTTTaggatttgaaaaaaagaaagttgctTGCGTGAGGAAAtatgtcttattttttaataaagatttcctaaaatattttcttccttaGCATGATTCCTATTTTAGGAATAAGTAATTTTCCCTTGGGACTTAACTTATTCAAGGAGGAATAGAACTAATATAGGGAAAAGAATACTTCttctacaaaaataatcactatataTAAGAAGATTGGGTTCACTTGTTTGTATAACACATCAATTAGTTCTCTGCAAGTAGATAGTTTCTAGTGTGAGAGAAACGGTAAATCTATTAAGAGATTAGGTGTTATTAGGGTTTCGAGTGTGAGAAAAATACTAGAGTgattataatagatttttacaTAGTAGATTTTTCTCTCGTCATCCTTGGCGACCATGCTTTTTCTTCTGTATAGAAGTTTTTCACATAAattcttgtgttgtgtgattgttttattttctatctattttttatatattatttaattgatatttttgctTGTGGGATCTTGAAGGGGATTAAAAATTTCCTAACAAGTGGTATTAGAGATAAAGGTTATTCTGTAAAGCAATAATATTTGTCTATAAGTTTTCAAATCCTATGAGAATTGaggttgaaaagtttgatggaAGAATCAATTTTGGCCTGTGGCAAATTCAAGTCAAGGATGTATTGATTCAATCTAGGCTATACAAGACTTTGAAGGGCAAATCATCTATTGCTTCTAGCAATGACTTTGGAAAATCTATTATTATGAGCAATAAAGATTGAAAGAATTGGTTGAAAGAGCTACAAGTGCTATACGATTATGTCTAACAAAAAATGTTCTTGCGAATGTAGGAGAAATTCCTTTGGCAAAAGAACTTTGGGAGAGgccataaattttgtattagacaaAGAGTATCTCCAATCGTTTATAACTTAAGGAGCGATTTCACATGCTGAGAATGGTTAaatgtacaaaaaaaatttatcatcttaGTGTTCTTAATGGCCTTGTGACAAAACTAGAAACAATTAgagttaaaattaaagatgagGACAAGGCACTTAGACTATTGTGATCTCTTCCAACTTCCTACAAGCATTTGTTGCCTACTTTAATGTATGAGAAGGAAATTGTAGATTTGAAGAAGCTACTAGTACTCTACATTTAGAAGAAAGAAGGTTGAATGGTGGAACTAATGAAGCTTCTGATGATTCGGCATTGACAGTTActaattggaagaaaaataactctAAGAAGAAAAGAGTTAGTTGGGTTTGTGATAATCAAAACACCTTAAAAAGGATTGTCAAAAAGTAATTGGAGCAAGTTCAACAAGTGGCTCCAAGTCAGTATATAAAGATACTGATAGTATCGCTAGCAAAAAGTCTCATCATTGTAGGAGACAATGGTTCATTTCGATAGATGATGAAGATATCCTCCTGGCAAACCTACTAAGGTAATGGAAAATGATGTGTTACAACTTGTGGGTCTACAAGATTTGCACACAAGGCATGGTTTGACATTTATGTAAGGTGTGTGGTGgaatttttatgttgatgGCTGAGGATCCTCAAGGAAGCCAAACATGAGAGTCGCTATTTTCACCAAGATGATCGATATGTACCAAATATTCATACTCTGGATAAAATGGAGTATGATGATTCTCGGTGAGGAGAATTATGCTACTGGATAGATGACAAAATTTTACTCATGATGGATTGATTCTTATAAGTCCTATGTGAGTATGGTTTTGGTGGAGTAAAGAAGGTGAAGATGATGCGGTTGTATGGATATACAATGGATCGTGTTTTGTTGCCTAATTGAACACCTGGCCAATGTGGAGATTGTTATGAAATatgtcttatttttaataaggatTTCCTaagatattttcttctttggcaagattcatttttaaggaataagtaatttttccTTTAGAACTTGACTTATTCAAGGACGAATACAACTAGTATAAGGAAAGGAATACTTCTCCTACAATGAATAATCACTATATATAGGGAGGTtgagttcatttatttgtataGCACATTAATTAGTTCTCTACAAGTTAACGTAATGTGAGAGAAACGGTAAGTCTATTAAGCGATTGGGTGTTATTGGGGTTTGGATGTAAGAAACTTACTAAAgtgattgtaataatttttcacttagtaaaattttctcTCGTCGAACTTGGTGGCCACTGTTTTTCTCCAGTATAAGAGCTTTCCACATAAATTCTTATGTTGTGCTATAGCCTTGGCGGGGGGCGGCGGGGCGTAGCCTCCGCGGGACTCGGAATGTGGCAAAACTTTGCGGGGGCCTTGGGGCGCCCGGGGGAGGACGC from Citrus sinensis cultivar Valencia sweet orange chromosome 9, DVS_A1.0, whole genome shotgun sequence carries:
- the LOC102627100 gene encoding UPF0481 protein At3g47200-like, whose product is MASEPADIVLDLVGEKLRRLTATPSDQFNIFKVPDVLRKLNEKAYEPEMLAIGPYHHGQEQLLAFEEHKTRYLKKLLERTRIPLSDYVMAMRALEERARKCYGGSTSLNRDEFVQMMLLDGCFIVEVIRKFRLKHLRGDDDPNFKLGWMLPSIARDMILLENQLPFFVIWKLFIMTDMPSDSRNESFLVMILRFFNGILPGKGCRRDIVYQVDVYPINEIKHLVHLIHENWLPSPAGVEAYRNNATNNSYWSFIGSATEIQEAGIHFRKVGVLKDDSLFDIKFENGVMKMPSLEIGDATETILQNFIAYEQCSQDLNLKHVIDYVEFLNCLINSSKDAELLRRRGIIENLLGDDEVIATLLNKLCDGVVLGERFYYREVFNKVILHCSRRRNKWMAKLRHNYFNTPWAIISVLAALFLLLLTLQQALFAVLSYYQQAQSH